Within Ipomoea triloba cultivar NCNSP0323 chromosome 9, ASM357664v1, the genomic segment CCCGAAAAGATCAACCACGAGGGCGACGGTCTTGGATTTCGCAACCAAGGACTTGAACGCATCGCGAAACGCCGGCAAGGAGCAAGTTATTTGGAGCGATATGCGAGTCTCGATCTTGACGTCCTCCACCAAGTCGTCGAAGCTTACCAGAAGAGAAGAGTTGAAAATGAATTGACTATATTGCCTTGTACTTAACATTTGTTTAACAGCTTAACAAATTTTGAGCTATAACACAAAAGTGTAGGACTACTTTATGacaccaaagtcgtttaggacaaaattgaaaaaaatcactatagtcgaggacaattttgggtattaactctttgtacATATCACAGATCAATTTGTTCCATAAGAGCGTATCTCTTAAGAAGTACTCCATATTAGTTTAGTTACATGATATATTTTGagtgaaattaaaaacaattaaaagagagaaaaaaaaagatagtaaATTATCATACAATGATTAATCGATACAcatcaaaagaaaagaaagtaaaataaGAGTACATACCTGTAAGTCTATAACTatctttaaaattattaaaaagcaaagggaaaatggtcaaatgcACCGTTGAATTTTATACGAGAAATCAATTAGGTTCCGAACATTTAAAAGGTACAATTAAGCACatcaacatgtcattttagAACACCGAAGCCCAAAAAACTAGCTAGTGACTAGTGATTGTAGGTCGTTAAGATTCTGACGATGCTTTAGCTATCTTCGGGGGAAAAATTGGCCACCAATGACTAGTTATCGGTTGCCTTCTAAGATGGAGAAGGTGACAAACAACCATTTGTCGGTTGCTAATTTTTGTTGCCGGAGTATCGCTGGAATCTCTTCGGAACCTTAGTGACATGCTATAACAAGccaataattgatttttgggcTCCGTTACAAGAAAATAACatgttaatgaatttaaattaaaaattttataaattaagaGATCTAATTGACTTATgacttaaattttaaaatttaagccAACAACCAAATAACATTAAACATGTCAAAGAACTTATAATCCAGTAATAAATGCATGAGGTTTGACTTTTGAGATAGATTCTTTCGAATTtttatgaggaaaaaaaaataaataaagaacgcCCACACTCACACAACAACGTAATGAACTTGTCCATCCCTAATCTCTACATTGAAGAAGACATCTTGTTGAAGGATTGAGAGAGAGCAACATTAGTTGTGCTATATCCACCATCAATCACCAGGTTGAGACCACTAACGTACTTTGATTCGTCGCTTGCTAGGTATAATGCCGCCTCTGCCACATCCTTCGCCTCCAACTTAGCTTCCTTCAAGTTTGCTGCCCCACACCAAAATTCTTCCACCTTTTCTTTCTCATCTATCCCTATCCAATCCCTCACCATCGGCGTCGCCACTCCGAACGGCGACACGCAGTTCACTCTCACCCCATACCTCCCCAATTCCACTCCCAAATTCTTGGTCAAACCCACCACGGCGTGCTTCGACGCCGAGTACTCGTGCGGCACGTGGCCGTGCGTCACCGAAGCCACGCTGGAAGTGAAAATCACGCTGCCTTTCCTCGCCGGGACCATGACCCGCGCCGCGTGTTTTGCGCACAGGAAGGCCCCGAACACGTTGGCGTCGAACACGTGTCTGAAGTTGTCGTAGTTGGAGTCGAGGATCGACGACCCTCCTCCGCCAACTCCGGCGTTGCTGAACATGATGTCTAGCTTCCCGTGCTTGGACACGGCGGCGTTCACCGCGTTTTCCACGTCGGCTTCGCGTCTCACGTCGCAGTGCACGTAGGAAACGGCGTCGTCTCCGATTTCGTCACACACGGCGCGCCCCACCTCGTCCTGGATATCCGCAATGATCACCTTCGCCCCGTGCCGGACAAAATGCCTCGCCGAACATTCGCCAATCCCGCTGGCGCCACCCGTTATCACAGCAACTTTGCCCGCTAGCCTGTTCAATAATACAACAACGTTAGCGTCCAAACAATATTCCCATTACCAAGTGGTCGGAAAATTAGCAGAATTAATCTTGATATATAGCGTGTATGTTTTACCTTCTTAGGATGGAAGTTGTAGCCATGTTTTGATGAACAAAATAAAACCGATCTGATCTATCATCTATTACTGCTGCATGCTTTATAAATGCACTAATCAACGTGACATTGCATTTGAAAGTTAGGTATCTCGATCTATTCATGACAACTCAGCTTGAACCAAGGAATTTactctttatttaatttcatgttGCATCAACTCAGTAGTTGACTTGCcgattattaattctttttctgtatttttttgACCAGCTATGTTGTTTCATACTTTATCCATGTTTAAATAATTGGCGGCAACTTAAATTAAGGTCAATAATGTACGTAGTAggacattatattatatatgatgatTTGTTTAAAGGAATCTACTTCAATTCATATGTGAATTTTGatgaattataatatttaattggtCCATATAGTTTTAGAGTTAATCAAATTAACATTATATTCTAACGGTTAACTATGTTCATATAATACTATTATTTCAAGGCAAAAACTTATGTAAAATCGTCTCTCGGATCCTTGTCAGTTAGATAGGTAAACTCgtaatgaaatataatatttatactgaaaaatgtaatcaagaataataaaatgtttaatttgttatttatatgtgAAAGTGTAACACTTCtgaagaaaaaatgtaaatacttttacattttgatttaaaagtattaatccgtacattttttatttttttttgcataagtATTATATCTATATAGGCAAAAGCTTATGTGAGGCGGGTCGTGTcaacataatttgggtcatagtTAGTATTATGAGTTGgtctttggttggttttatgACCCAAATTATATTAACCCGACTCGTCTCGcagattgagacccgtgagacggtctcacacaagtgtgactcatatatatatatatataaaagagccaataaagttaggcctagggaactaaaaaaatgttcgtcgaattatttgatcaaatgattggttcagattattttgattttagtattttttttataattttttcttctctaccatctattatattattttctttccttaaataaccccacattccgttagtataaactttagtaacgaaatatttcgttaacttttaactatccattaatttctataagaaaaggtcttaggttcaaacctaatcccaatcagagttggcataattgttgaacacaTACTACGAATATgcatgttagagtatattatcgGGTAGCCCATTCTTTAGCTAAGGTCGAGGGTGTTGTTGCCACTTGCTTTGTTTGGAGAGATTTTCCACCATTGTTTTTGAACCTTTTAATGATTTAAtgtattatacattttaattatttgtatttattaatattttaatattgggcataagttttcgcgcatcgcgcgtacaaaatactagtatatactaataagagctaaaaagttaggcctataacgaaaactaaaaaatgtctacccaattatttgatgaaataaatggttcaaatattattttaattttagttttttctttaaaaaaaatttcctactttacctctattatattattttctttccttaagTACCCCCGCATTctgttagtataaactttaataATGGAATATttcattaactatttattattcttaacttaatcattgatttctataaaaaaaaaaaaaaaaaggttttaggTTCGAACATTGAGCATTATCATTATGTTTGGTCGacaggtttagctatcaggaatgggtatcaaagtcattgttattgtttggttgacagatttttagaacactactataaGTTTTGATTATCCCATTAATTGTAAAACttattccctaataaaataagagtttcatttccCTTACTCCTCCgcttctccaactattaataatcattcacaatccaccttactaccaaacatgcaaaatactttcatcaaaatccattaccattaccaagtatttgatacccattccgattctgattcccaacaaagtcatggctttcgccggacctcttcattggatgaaaatgtgtaagaaaaacTACTACAAAGGgttaaggagatgatcaaagcatgaaaagaccaaaatacccttgttttggacggttatttaacaaaaattttaaaaatagactaaaagtggccaggactaaataagactaggctcaatgtgacaaaaattaataaagtgaaCTAAAATTGATAATACCTTAATAACAgtatgaccaaaaatagaaatgactcAAACAATAATTACGCGCCAAGGCGCTCCCAGACTGCGCCTCACAAATCACAAATCACATTACAAGGCGGAGCATGACCCATCGTATAAGAATTGGTCCTTGTCCTAACGAAGATTCCGGTCTCCGGACGATGATGTATGTCCTAACAAAAATCACTTTGATGTCATTTATGGCGACAAAGACTCGTGTATGGCCATAGCTGCCTGCCTGCTTCTCCtagatgtaattttttttgcctACGTGACTAAGTGTATACTTCTATGTCAAGATCTTATGGTTTAGAGTCACCCGATTGCACTCCATATAGAATGATGTAATAGTACCtggttgcactctcatatggaaaGAGGTGGTTCAAACTTGTGAATacgatattaactctttgtgcttcagtatatTGAGAAAGTGGTTATAAACAAATACTGTATTGTaacagtaataaaaaaaaaatgtataccTCTATCATTTTTCTTACAAATCTTTCTCTACAACTTGATTGTTGTTGACCCAATTGATGGTTTTGGGCTACATAGGTGTTGCCACGTAAACGGTTTGATGAGACCCAATCGAATCAGGATGGGCTCAAATCCATGGCTACAAATGAATGCACTGACATTTTAGTATACCAAACAACTTGAGTACTTGACCATTCTCGCCTAATATTTCTATTACGACCTAAGTACTACTACTTAGCAATAAATGTTGAAAAATTAGCTCAAAATAGTATATTAGTGGTTATTTTGAGTGTCAAAGTATAATCATCATAAAGTTAAGAAAATGTAGACTAGAAAGGTTTTGAAAGAATTTTGTCcaatattgaaaataaacttGAGTTTAGAGTGAAACATCATAGATGGACTTCCTAATAATCACGATGAGACTTGTATTTGAAAGTCTGGATGCATGGTTCAAGAGATAATCATATTCCGATTATAATTAGTAGAATGGATCCCTAGTCTAAAAATGGGATTCCTCATCAAGAGCCAGTGTTTTTTAACGTTATAACTGAATATTATCtataaaataatcaattttaaaaaaaaacttgttaatATAAATCCGTCACAACTTATTGTAttgctaattttttaataacacGCATCGAAAAAGAAAGACTATTATAAGTATagttaactaaataaataagaagTCCATCACAATGACAAAGGACATGAATAGTACATCACAATTGAGGTGTGCACATTCCATGGTccattaatagtataaatttttaaaagccatatatatatatattttaaggtaaacgtagctatttcattaattcataacataaaacgtttacaccaatgatcaatgaaatggtaaaccattccttacagtcagacatagaaacaacttttctaactatgctatagaaaacttgaatcgcagactgtttcataactatgaagctatgttccttcagggagcttaaaagcttcatcaaagatctgggtcttcgtcatcattcttttttgctcgcccaggataagatcaacacttgtcgaaaccaaactaaacgatttatgctaatgaaaatgaaaagctcgtgaaagtaatgAGAGTAAAAATGCttgtgaaactaacgagaggaaaacacaataatagagaaaataaaaagtgggtaaagtcaaagtagggttgggagttcaagactaccaacacaaaccccaatacctacatattattattttattcaaagggagagaaaacggaagaagaagataggtggcggtggtcggaggcggacggagctgcgacggtggtcggggcggaagaagagcgagaacaaacatagaaggtgaccaaaaccgccggctcaaagctccattagaacTCCGCCggagttgagcagcagagaaagtcgtttggttttagagagaaaaataaggcagcattagggttttCTAAAAgccatatatttttattaccaCTTTAATCCAAAGTGGTAACCACACCCGAGTTAGAGTAGAATTCTATTTTCTACTTCAAACTCTTAATTTTCTTCGTAGGATTCGGATGTTGGCACTTTTTATGAGATcacatgataaaaataacatatcCTTATTTGTCATATTATAGTGTAAAAGTGAAAGAATAAAATATGAGAATACATATAGTATAATGCCACCCTGTATTCAACTCATACATCTAAAGTATGGTATAACACATAAAGTTTCGTTACAATTTGTACATACATTTACAGCAAAATTTACAGCTATTATCTAAAAGTTTCTCCACACAATTTGTGCATACAtttattactctgtattatatttgaatatttgatgaGCTGAAAATCAGGGAATGTTTAATATGAATGATATTTATGTATCTCAATCAATGTTCTAATATATCAAATCAAGATGGAGATATCATACAGAGCAGCAAAAAGAGGGCTGCTGAATGCAGTAATTATTTGGTTGCACGTTCTTTAGTTAGCCTCACAGGCACAGTGAAgtctctttttcttctctttgatTCAGATACAAATCGTCTTTCTTTTGATTAGCCCTACTCCTACTGGTATAGTCAAAGCTGTCAAATCTTTGCTTTGCTTCCTCGATCTTAAATGTATCATTTCAAAACCAAAGAATTATATCAATGCCCGGCAGCCCAGCACGCCACTTTTccccttttcccttttcccCTTCTCACTGCAATTTCGAAAGAAACCGCTGAAGATTCTGTCTTTCTAAGCACCCACAATTTCTCTTGATCCCAATTCCaaaagattcaatttttttcGATACCCAGAGGTTTTCTTGATCCAAATTCCAAAATCCTGGAAGTTCTTGGAAGAGGTGATAATGCCTAGGCAAAATCGGGTGGGCATGGAGGGTTTGGTGCCCAAAGTTCGGAAAAGGGGGTGCTCGTCGTCTTCATCTGCGTCGTCGAGAGTTCATAACTACAGATTCAAGCGGGCCATTGTGGTGGGGAAGGGCAGAAACGGGCTGGGATTGGGCGGGTCCAGATCCAGCACTCCGGTGCCGTTATGGAAAACGACGTCGCTTTTGAGGACCGCCGTGGAGTCCCCGGCTGTCTCTCAGGCGGGGACGACGTCTCGCCCGGTTTCGGCGAGAAAGCTCGCCGCCACTCTCTGGGAGATGAACGAAGTGCCGTCGCCGAGAATTGCGGAGGAGATGGAGCAgcggaagaagaagaagatggcgatgatgatgatgatgaagaaggagAAAATAATGCGGGCCGGACATTCCGGGTCGGATTCGGTCTCGGGCTCCCTCCCTCCCCACTTGTGTGATCCATCTCACAGCCCAGTTTCTGAGGTgggttcttcttcttcatctaaTCATCTGCAATTAATGCTCAAATATGTTTGTGACACAATCATCATTATTGCAGTAGAAACTTTTATTCTGTCATTCAAATCTTATTAAGGTTTTCAATCTTAAACATCAGTTGATGGTGATGGAGTTTTGTCCTTTGTTTTGTGGATAGTATTTAGTGGTTACTACCTAACATCTTTCTGGGTCTTAGGTGGGCTTTGGTCATTGGTTCTGCCTGAATGATAATTCAGTTTGTATGTTGAATTATTGAATGTCTGCCTAATTGCATTTGCATAgtgagagaaagaaaaagaaaaaatctttTTCAAACTTCATAGAAACATAAGTTGATTCTTGGCTTGGTTTGAATTTAGTTTTGATTTATTAGTTTAAATAATCATCTGACTAGCTTCAGGTTTGTGAAAACAAGTATTTTTGAGCATTAGAGAATAGAGGCTGGTTTTGCCTAAAAGATTGGTGCTTTAAGCAAGATAGCGGTTGACATTACAAATTGCTCCACGAAGTTATTATTCAACTCTGTACTTAACTTCACAAACTGAAAGTCGTGATAATAGGATCAAGATTGCTTCCAATTCTAGCCAGACATGAGATTTTTCGTTATTTTGTTGCCAGAAGCCTTGAACTCATGGAATATTTTTCCCAGCACTTATGCTCGTTTCTGTCATCACTCTGGATTTTTACGAACTTTGCCTTGATAATAAAAGGAAGTTGTTGCTTGTCAGCAATGCATTCTCACTCTCgtgtttagactttggattataTCATATCCTTCCTATCCTttgatttgtgttttttttttgagagtgtTGCTTATTCGTTTTCAATAACCTAGAATTCTGTTTATGATTGCATAGAGGTTTGATCGATCTGGAACAGGAAGTTACCAGAAGAGGGCATCAACTACTTCACACAGACCGAGGCCAGTAGACCATAATGTTGGAGTTTTAGATTCTTTAAGCAGCGCCAGTCTAATGGAGGTGATGGCTATTTCGTTTCTGTACGAAGTTTAATTAGTTCTTTTACAGCTTTCATTCGACTAGTATCGATTCTTTTTAGGACGAGTAATAAGATGATTACTTCCCATATGCAGATGGATACTAGGTCCCGTGCAAGTGGTGTATCTGTGGTTGGTGTTAAAAACCGTTTGAAAGACATTAGTAATGCGTTGATCACATCCAAAGAGCTACTGAAGATAATCAATCGGATATGGGCAAATGCAGACCCACCGTCTTCTAGTATGTCTCTTGTCTCGGCATTACACACCGAGCTTGAACGGGCTCGCTTGCAGGTTAACCAGCTTATTCAAGAACAGAGTTCGGATCAAAGTGAGATCAATTATCTCATTAAATGCTTCACCGAAGAGAAAGCTGCTTGGAAAAACAAAGAACAGGCTGCAATTGAGTCTATTGCAAATGAACTTGAGGTGGAGAGGAAACTAAGGCGACGATGTGAGAACTTGAACGGTAAACTTGGGAAAGAGCTGTCCGAAACGAAAGCGTCGTTCGTGAAGGTTGTGAAAGAACTTGAGAACGAGAAGAGAGCGAGAGAGAT encodes:
- the LOC116030144 gene encoding secoisolariciresinol dehydrogenase-like codes for the protein MATTSILRRLAGKVAVITGGASGIGECSARHFVRHGAKVIIADIQDEVGRAVCDEIGDDAVSYVHCDVRREADVENAVNAAVSKHGKLDIMFSNAGVGGGGSSILDSNYDNFRHVFDANVFGAFLCAKHAARVMVPARKGSVIFTSSVASVTHGHVPHEYSASKHAVVGLTKNLGVELGRYGVRVNCVSPFGVATPMVRDWIGIDEKEKVEEFWCGAANLKEAKLEAKDVAEAALYLASDESKYVSGLNLVIDGGYSTTNVALSQSFNKMSSSM
- the LOC116030113 gene encoding uncharacterized protein At5g41620-like — protein: MPRQNRVGMEGLVPKVRKRGCSSSSSASSRVHNYRFKRAIVVGKGRNGLGLGGSRSSTPVPLWKTTSLLRTAVESPAVSQAGTTSRPVSARKLAATLWEMNEVPSPRIAEEMEQRKKKKMAMMMMMKKEKIMRAGHSGSDSVSGSLPPHLCDPSHSPVSERFDRSGTGSYQKRASTTSHRPRPVDHNVGVLDSLSSASLMEMDTRSRASGVSVVGVKNRLKDISNALITSKELLKIINRIWANADPPSSSMSLVSALHTELERARLQVNQLIQEQSSDQSEINYLIKCFTEEKAAWKNKEQAAIESIANELEVERKLRRRCENLNGKLGKELSETKASFVKVVKELENEKRAREMIEQVCNDLARDIGEDRVEVEELKRDSAKVQEEIEKEREMLQIADKLREERAHMKLSEAKHQFEEKSSAVDKLRKQLESFLGKKKSKRKGNVSTEEKMAACSNKTPITSHRNTEKEDDGGEMANAVDYGEESAESDLHSIELNMENTNKNPKAAYPSAINRESKRVSVDEIKVRNSLTGQVPRRSSTILRSISDAVDWGTEAGNIQNPGDGINHGLDWERLHELDKLGKRYAYAEEIQRIKAIAGMKNHTLAVSSPSRLWDQPRSSRDPGGTPVERSGITHESTLIKSRLADMRGEERSVTRSKR